A window of Bos taurus isolate L1 Dominette 01449 registration number 42190680 breed Hereford chromosome 8, ARS-UCD2.0, whole genome shotgun sequence contains these coding sequences:
- the ISCA1 gene encoding iron-sulfur cluster assembly 1 homolog, mitochondrial isoform X1 produces MALDKVKTPSAVNKIKQLLKDKPEHVGVKVGVRTRGCNGLSYTLEYTKTKGDSDEEVIQDGVRVFIEKKAQLTLLGTEMDYVEDKLSSEFVFNNPNIKGTCGCGESFNI; encoded by the exons ATGGCATTGGATAAAGTAAAA acacCTTCAGCAGTAAACAAGATAAAACAACTTCTTAAAGATAAGCCTGAACAT GTTGGTGTGAAAGTTGGTGTCCGAACCAGGGGTTGTAATGGCCTTTCCTACACTTTAGAATATACAAAGACAAAAGGAGACTCTGATGAAGAAGTTATTCAAGATG GAGTCAGAGTGTTCATCGAGAAGAAAGCACAGCTAACACTGTTAGGAACAGAAATGGACTATGTTGAAGACAAATTATCCAGTGAGTTTGTGTTCAATAACCCAAACATCAAAGGAACATGTGGCTGTGGAGAAAGCTTTAACATTTGA